In Mongoliitalea daihaiensis, one DNA window encodes the following:
- a CDS encoding GumC domain-containing protein, with product MASNNHFVDDKITLRELVLRLKFWIGYFISQWKLLFLAAFIGGALGAVASWIKKPVYHASTSFVLEESDTGGLGQMSGLASLVGVNLGPLGGSSGLFQGDNIMELYKSDNMLGKTLLSPFDDDQLLIDRFIDFNELTPKWEKKVDLSQLDFRIPRESFSIQQDSVVKVISKMIRERQLSVEKPNRKLTIIQVNVSSKDEKFAKVFNERLVENVNSFYFETKTKKTAENLQILQVQADSVRKILDDNLVQYASFSDRVPNANPLMQSGTVEGRKRQIDIQATSAIYAEVVKNLEIAKVNHRNNSPLIQLVDEARYPIPRSELKLSKGVVLGGLIAVFLVFILLYVRKIYELHVQPR from the coding sequence ATGGCATCCAATAATCACTTTGTAGACGATAAAATCACCTTGCGGGAATTGGTTCTCCGGTTAAAATTTTGGATAGGATATTTCATTAGTCAGTGGAAGCTTTTATTCTTAGCAGCTTTCATTGGGGGTGCTCTTGGTGCTGTGGCCTCTTGGATCAAAAAACCGGTGTATCATGCAAGTACGTCCTTCGTATTGGAAGAGTCTGATACGGGAGGCTTGGGTCAAATGTCTGGTTTAGCTTCTTTGGTTGGTGTCAATTTGGGTCCATTGGGAGGCTCTTCCGGGCTTTTTCAAGGAGACAATATCATGGAGCTCTATAAGTCCGACAATATGTTGGGTAAAACACTCCTCAGCCCATTTGATGACGATCAATTATTAATTGACCGTTTCATTGACTTCAATGAGTTGACGCCAAAGTGGGAAAAAAAGGTTGATTTATCCCAATTGGATTTCCGAATACCGAGGGAATCCTTTAGCATTCAGCAAGATTCCGTAGTCAAAGTGATATCCAAAATGATTCGGGAAAGACAGCTTTCTGTGGAAAAACCAAACCGTAAGCTTACCATCATCCAAGTGAACGTCTCTTCCAAAGATGAGAAGTTTGCGAAGGTCTTCAATGAGCGTTTGGTAGAAAATGTCAACAGTTTTTACTTTGAGACTAAAACAAAGAAGACTGCCGAAAATTTACAGATTCTCCAAGTTCAGGCAGACTCTGTCCGGAAAATTTTGGATGATAACTTGGTTCAATATGCTTCTTTCTCAGACCGTGTTCCCAATGCGAACCCCTTGATGCAGTCTGGTACAGTAGAGGGGAGAAAAAGACAAATTGATATACAGGCAACTTCCGCGATTTATGCAGAGGTAGTGAAGAATTTAGAGATTGCTAAAGTTAATCACCGCAATAATTCCCCTTTGATTCAGCTAGTGGATGAGGCCCGTTATCCCATTCCTCGTTCCGAACTGAAGTTAAGCAAAGGCGTGGTTTTGGGAGGCTTGATTGCTGTGTTTTTGGTCTTCATTTTGCTTTATGTGCGTAAAATCTACGAATTGCATGTGCAACCTAGATGA